The following proteins come from a genomic window of Nitrospiraceae bacterium:
- a CDS encoding glutamate mutase L yields the protein MASEHPAKTISPLNVIVATDCGSTTTKAILIEKVGEEYRQTYRGEAPTTVEAPFEDVTRGVLNAIAEIEELSGRKILDGDKILTPNRAAQGDPKTGVDMYISTSSAGGGLQMMVTGVVQNMTGESAQRAALGAGAIVIDVLASNDGRLPHEKIERIRSMRPDMILMSGGTDGGAVTHVVEMAEYVAAAEPRPRFGATYKLPLIYAGNKDAQEQVRTILGEKAALEVTENIRPVLERENLAPARHKIHDLFLEHVMQQAPGYKKLIEMTDAPIMPTPAAVGVIMETIAKREHLNLIGVDIGGATTDVFSVFGGVFNRTVSANLGMSYSVSNVLAEAGLPNIMRWVPFGIDEQTLRNRIKNKMIRPTTIPQTLDELQIEQAIAREALRLALIHHKSLATGLKGVQQERTISDVFEQQTSGKTLIDMLKLDLIVGSGGILSHAPRRVQAMLMMVDAYEPLGFTMLSVDSIFMMPHLGVLSTIDEKAATDVFVRDCMVYLGTCVAPIGRVKDGERLADYGMTFPDGRVVKDQLKMGELRHFPLGLNQKATITMQPAKQVDLGAGPGVSVSREVQGGVVGVMLDGRGRPLQLPVDEQTRIAALIQWFKAVDLYPKV from the coding sequence ATGGCATCTGAACACCCGGCCAAGACCATCTCTCCGTTAAACGTCATCGTTGCGACCGACTGCGGCAGCACCACCACGAAAGCCATTCTCATCGAGAAAGTGGGCGAAGAGTACCGTCAGACGTATCGTGGTGAAGCGCCGACCACGGTTGAGGCACCATTTGAAGACGTCACGCGCGGCGTCTTGAATGCGATTGCCGAAATCGAGGAACTCTCCGGGCGCAAGATCCTCGACGGCGACAAGATTCTGACACCCAACCGGGCCGCTCAAGGCGACCCGAAAACCGGCGTCGATATGTACATTTCAACCAGCAGTGCCGGCGGTGGCTTGCAGATGATGGTGACCGGAGTGGTGCAGAACATGACAGGAGAGAGTGCGCAACGGGCGGCCCTTGGCGCCGGAGCCATCGTGATCGATGTGCTGGCGTCGAACGATGGCCGGCTGCCGCATGAAAAGATCGAGCGCATTCGTTCCATGCGACCGGACATGATTCTGATGTCCGGCGGGACGGACGGGGGTGCCGTTACACACGTGGTTGAGATGGCTGAATATGTCGCGGCGGCAGAACCACGGCCGCGGTTCGGTGCAACCTACAAGCTTCCGTTGATTTATGCAGGCAATAAGGATGCGCAGGAGCAGGTGAGGACGATTCTCGGAGAAAAGGCGGCCTTGGAGGTGACGGAGAACATCAGGCCGGTCCTTGAGCGTGAGAACCTCGCGCCAGCTCGCCATAAGATCCACGATTTGTTTCTTGAACATGTCATGCAGCAGGCACCAGGGTACAAGAAGCTGATCGAGATGACCGACGCGCCGATCATGCCAACTCCTGCGGCAGTCGGCGTCATCATGGAGACGATCGCGAAGCGTGAGCACCTGAACTTGATCGGCGTCGATATCGGCGGAGCAACGACCGATGTGTTTTCGGTCTTCGGCGGGGTGTTTAACCGAACGGTGAGCGCCAATCTCGGAATGTCTTATAGCGTCTCGAACGTGCTGGCCGAAGCCGGACTTCCGAATATCATGCGATGGGTGCCGTTTGGGATCGATGAACAGACCCTGCGCAATCGTATCAAGAACAAGATGATCCGCCCGACGACCATCCCGCAGACACTCGATGAACTGCAAATTGAGCAGGCTATTGCGCGCGAGGCTCTTCGGCTTGCGCTGATTCATCACAAATCGCTGGCGACCGGTCTCAAAGGCGTGCAGCAGGAACGGACGATTTCCGACGTCTTCGAGCAGCAGACGTCCGGCAAGACCCTCATCGACATGCTGAAGCTCGATCTGATCGTCGGCAGCGGCGGAATTCTTTCGCACGCCCCGCGGCGGGTTCAGGCGATGCTGATGATGGTCGATGCGTACGAGCCGCTCGGCTTCACTATGTTGTCGGTCGATAGCATCTTCATGATGCCGCACCTCGGCGTCCTGTCGACAATCGATGAGAAGGCGGCAACTGACGTTTTCGTGCGAGACTGCATGGTCTATCTTGGCACCTGCGTGGCTCCGATTGGTCGGGTAAAGGACGGCGAGCGTCTGGCGGATTACGGGATGACCTTTCCTGATGGTCGGGTGGTGAAGGACCAATTGAAGATGGGCGAACTGCGACACTTCCCGCTCGGGCTAAATCAGAAGGCCACAATCACCATGCAGCCGGCGAAGCAGGTCGATCTCGGAGCGGGCCCGGGCGTCTCGGTTTCACGAGAAGTGCAGGGCGGCGTGGTCGGCGTGATGCTCGACGGTCGTGGACGACCACTGCAGCTTCCAGTTGATGAGCAGACGAGGATCGCGGCGCTGATACAGTGGTTCAAAGCGGTGGATCTGTACCCGAAAGTATAG
- the amrB gene encoding AmmeMemoRadiSam system protein B has translation MTMTTTNDPKQYPVLRNLQFSPVKEGEEQYIVLWDPSGLSKDKLVLPLNYFFIVQHFDGEHSLQDIVGLYLKRFGEFLMPNKVEQLVADLDQKLFLEGERAEAAKQQARSFYRQSPLRPAAFAGRSYEADGAKLAKQIENFFTSKEGPDFKASEHRGKKIKGLVAPTYDLKQAGPIYAWAYKELQEATQPDLYVVIGTAYAGLDNLFAVTDKDFETPLGVVRSDRAVLSTIKERFPMVFAGDLCHQAEHAIEFQLPFLQHVVGTKKPFTIVPILCSFSALSLSDQHVRQSVETFLGGLRDILTGSGRDHCMIAAAELAHLGMRYGDKEPPTDFSFHRAMQHDLEMLKPVEERKPDEFANYIIKENDQRRISGFAPIYSLLRLIEAESGQVLRYDRGITDQYNSTVTYASMAFF, from the coding sequence ATGACGATGACCACCACGAACGATCCCAAACAGTATCCGGTTCTGCGGAATCTCCAGTTCTCCCCCGTTAAAGAGGGAGAGGAGCAATATATCGTCCTGTGGGATCCCTCCGGGTTGAGCAAAGACAAGCTCGTCCTCCCCCTCAATTATTTCTTCATCGTCCAGCATTTTGACGGCGAACACTCGCTTCAGGATATCGTCGGCCTCTACCTGAAACGATTCGGCGAATTCCTCATGCCGAATAAGGTGGAGCAGCTCGTAGCTGATCTGGATCAGAAACTGTTCTTGGAAGGCGAACGGGCTGAGGCAGCCAAGCAGCAGGCTCGCAGTTTCTATCGTCAGAGTCCGCTGCGTCCTGCGGCTTTTGCGGGAAGGAGCTATGAAGCCGATGGGGCCAAACTGGCGAAGCAGATCGAGAATTTCTTTACGTCGAAGGAGGGGCCGGATTTCAAGGCGTCCGAGCATCGGGGGAAGAAGATTAAGGGACTTGTCGCGCCGACCTATGACCTCAAGCAAGCCGGTCCCATTTATGCCTGGGCCTATAAGGAGTTGCAGGAGGCGACGCAGCCGGATTTGTACGTGGTCATCGGAACCGCCTACGCCGGATTGGACAATCTGTTCGCCGTGACGGACAAAGATTTTGAAACCCCTCTAGGCGTGGTGCGATCAGATCGGGCAGTTCTCTCGACAATCAAAGAAAGATTCCCAATGGTGTTTGCCGGAGACCTCTGCCATCAGGCGGAACATGCTATCGAATTTCAACTGCCATTTCTGCAACACGTCGTTGGAACCAAGAAGCCGTTCACGATCGTGCCGATCCTTTGTTCGTTTTCAGCACTCAGTCTCTCAGATCAACACGTGAGGCAGTCCGTGGAGACTTTCCTCGGAGGCCTGCGCGACATCTTAACCGGATCGGGGCGGGACCATTGCATGATTGCGGCGGCAGAACTGGCTCACCTCGGAATGCGATATGGGGACAAGGAACCGCCGACCGACTTTTCCTTTCACCGCGCAATGCAGCACGATTTGGAAATGTTGAAACCGGTTGAAGAGCGGAAACCGGACGAGTTCGCGAACTACATCATCAAGGAAAACGATCAACGACGCATTTCAGGGTTCGCCCCCATTTATTCCTTGCTGCGGTTGATCGAGGCAGAGTCAGGGCAGGTTTTGCGGTACGACCGCGGGATCACCGATCAATACAATTCGACGGTGACGTACGCCAGCATGGCGTTCTTCTAG
- a CDS encoding DUF6754 domain-containing protein — protein MMRRLTSVPVFLLPLTVSLLFPSVPNAQTSLPPPQSLDLYDTPSDGGGSLTVLWPAASYDGPDVRYQVLMAEGTTVTDPAAMKVVAEFPANRSLVQQTRLPWWTRKGEPTDHLFVIRSGKGIELKDGNGYSVAVATIRGDTRTFSPVMHATPQPNWFNWNEVNNLLIALSFGGLVFYTISQAKRRDIFLRRIPGLDAVDEAIGRSTELGKPILYLTGAHDMSDPSTIAAAVILGRVAKRTAAYETELMVPHRDPITMAVCQEITKQAYLEAGKPDLFKEDANFFITSDQFSYTAAVDGIMLRKKPAANFFMGAYFAESLLLTETGASTGAIQIAGTDSDHQLPFFVTTCDYTLIGEELYAASAYLSREPIQIGTLRGQDIGKAVLLTVIGVGTLLATVGVVFQMEWPQLFLDFFKDVK, from the coding sequence ATGATGAGACGGTTGACCAGCGTTCCGGTCTTCCTGCTTCCACTAACCGTCTCGCTTCTCTTTCCCTCAGTTCCCAACGCTCAGACTTCGCTTCCGCCGCCACAAAGTCTTGACCTGTACGATACTCCCAGCGATGGCGGAGGAAGTTTGACGGTCTTGTGGCCCGCCGCCTCCTATGACGGGCCAGACGTACGATACCAGGTGCTGATGGCGGAAGGGACGACAGTAACCGATCCCGCCGCGATGAAAGTAGTCGCTGAATTTCCTGCGAATAGAAGTTTAGTTCAACAGACTCGGCTTCCCTGGTGGACCCGTAAGGGAGAGCCGACGGACCACTTGTTTGTCATCAGGAGCGGCAAGGGGATCGAGCTCAAGGACGGCAATGGCTACTCCGTAGCGGTCGCGACGATCAGGGGGGACACACGCACCTTCTCTCCGGTGATGCACGCGACCCCGCAGCCAAATTGGTTTAATTGGAACGAAGTCAATAATCTCCTGATAGCCCTGTCCTTCGGCGGGCTGGTGTTTTATACGATCAGCCAAGCCAAGCGGCGTGACATTTTTCTTCGCCGGATTCCCGGCCTCGACGCGGTGGATGAAGCGATCGGCCGGTCGACCGAGTTGGGCAAGCCGATTCTGTATCTGACCGGTGCGCACGATATGAGTGATCCGTCTACCATTGCGGCGGCCGTGATCCTGGGCCGGGTTGCAAAACGGACCGCCGCCTATGAAACGGAATTGATGGTGCCGCATCGTGATCCGATTACCATGGCTGTCTGCCAGGAAATCACCAAGCAGGCCTATCTCGAGGCAGGCAAGCCGGACCTCTTCAAGGAAGATGCCAACTTCTTTATTACCTCCGACCAGTTCAGCTATACCGCGGCTGTCGACGGCATCATGCTCCGTAAGAAACCGGCGGCGAATTTTTTCATGGGGGCGTACTTTGCCGAATCGCTGCTGCTGACGGAGACAGGGGCCAGCACCGGAGCGATTCAGATTGCAGGGACCGACTCTGATCATCAACTGCCATTCTTCGTGACGACCTGCGACTATACGTTGATCGGTGAAGAGCTCTACGCGGCGAGTGCCTACCTATCGAGAGAACCGATCCAGATCGGTACGTTGCGCGGACAGGATATCGGGAAGGCGGTGTTGTTGACCGTGATTGGAGTGGGGACCCTGCTGGCAACTGTCGGCGTCGTCTTCCAAATGGAGTGGCCGCAGCTGTTTCTGGATTTCTTTAAGGACGTGAAATGA
- a CDS encoding peptidylprolyl isomerase translates to MTMEFKKIDPRVTITTKFGEIKIRFYPEDAPRHLDNFLKLAKMGFYDGTTFHRIVPGFIIQGGDPLSKEPDRSRHGSGGPGYWLNPEPSDRPHKRGAVSMAKTPRDGTSTRDFNDNGSQFFICLADNSGLDRRYSVFGEVFRGMDVVDKIAAVPRDEFDNPVEPIEIKMTVKE, encoded by the coding sequence ATGACGATGGAATTCAAGAAAATCGACCCGCGTGTCACCATCACGACCAAATTCGGGGAGATCAAGATTCGCTTCTATCCAGAAGACGCTCCGCGCCATTTGGACAATTTTCTCAAGCTTGCCAAGATGGGGTTTTACGACGGGACGACCTTTCACCGGATCGTTCCCGGTTTCATCATTCAAGGCGGCGACCCCTTGAGCAAAGAACCGGATCGAAGCAGGCACGGGTCAGGGGGGCCCGGCTATTGGCTGAACCCGGAACCGAGTGACCGCCCGCACAAACGAGGCGCGGTCTCCATGGCAAAGACGCCGCGGGATGGCACGAGCACGCGCGATTTCAACGACAACGGCTCACAATTTTTCATCTGCCTGGCGGACAACAGCGGATTGGATCGACGTTATAGCGTCTTTGGGGAAGTGTTCCGTGGCATGGATGTGGTCGACAAGATTGCCGCGGTTCCGCGCGACGAGTTTGACAATCCAGTCGAACCGATCGAGATAAAAATGACGGTGAAGGAGTGA
- the plsY gene encoding glycerol-3-phosphate 1-O-acyltransferase PlsY translates to MDDRFLWILMAVAGYGLGAIPFGLVVSKAMGLADPRTVGSKNVGFTNVLRASGTKAGVLTLLGDMGKGWVMGWAAMQWLTDEPLIMVVAISPILGHVFSPFLSFKGGKGVATALGSVLGLSPSMGVLLLLIWLGTVAIWRYSSAGALAAFGVFPVVAIVNEQRQEFLVFSVIVSALIWFKHKDNIVRLWKGTEGKIGQQTQE, encoded by the coding sequence CTTATGGCTGTAGCTGGGTATGGGCTCGGCGCCATTCCGTTCGGCCTTGTCGTGTCAAAGGCGATGGGTCTGGCCGATCCGCGTACGGTCGGCAGCAAGAATGTCGGCTTCACCAACGTGCTTCGCGCATCCGGCACGAAAGCCGGTGTTCTGACTCTGCTTGGCGACATGGGTAAAGGGTGGGTCATGGGTTGGGCCGCCATGCAGTGGCTCACCGATGAGCCTCTCATCATGGTGGTCGCGATCTCGCCGATTCTTGGTCATGTCTTTTCGCCATTCCTGAGCTTCAAAGGAGGCAAGGGGGTGGCAACGGCGCTGGGATCGGTACTGGGTCTCTCGCCATCGATGGGGGTACTCTTGTTGTTGATCTGGCTCGGAACGGTGGCAATCTGGCGCTACTCCTCTGCGGGGGCGCTCGCAGCATTCGGGGTGTTTCCGGTGGTGGCGATCGTCAACGAACAGCGACAGGAATTTCTCGTTTTCTCAGTGATCGTCAGTGCGCTGATTTGGTTCAAGCACAAGGACAACATCGTTCGGTTATGGAAGGGAACGGAAGGTAAAATAGGGCAGCAGACGCAAGAGTAG